In Bifidobacterium adolescentis ATCC 15703, the sequence GTCGTGCCGATGTACATGCCCGGACGTTTGCGCACCGCATCCAAGCCTTCGAGCACGGTAAGACTCTCAGCACCGTAATTATCCTTAGCCATGTTCCCTTTCAATTGTCGCCTTACAAGACATGAAGTCGAGAAACCCTGCGTTCATGCCGGTTTCTCGACTTCATTTACTCGCGTCTGATTACTATCACTGGTCCAGGAAGTCGCGCAGCGTCTGCGAACGGGACGGATGGCGCAGCTTGGACATGGTCTTCGATTCGATTTGGCGGATACGTTCGCGCGTCACGCCATACACACGTCCGATATCATCCAGCGTCTTCGGCTGGCCGTCCTCCAAACCGTAGCGCATCTTGATGACGCCAGCTTCACGCGGAGACAGCGTTTCAAGCACCTGCTTGAACTGCTCCTGCAACAGCGAGAAGGCGACGGCATCGGACGGTGCGATGGCGTCGGTGTCTTCGATCAGATCACCGAACTCGGAATCGCCATCCTCGCCCAGCGGCGTGTGCAGGGAAATCGGCTCACGCCCGTACTTCTGCACTTCCTGCACCTTCTCGACCGGCATGTCGAGCTCGCGGGCTAGTTCGTCCGGCGTAGGTTCGCGGCCGAGGTCCTGAAGCATCTGGCGCTGCACGCGGGACAGCTTGTTGATGACTTCCACCATATGCACAGGCACACGAATGGTGCGGGCCTGATCAGCCATGGCACGGGTGATGGCCTGGCGAATCCACCATGTGGCGTACGTGGAGAACTTGAAGCCCTTCTTCCAGTCGAACTTCTCTACGGCACGAATCAGACCAAGATTGCCTTCCTGAATCAAATCGAGGAACAGCATGCCACGGCCCGTATAGCGCTTGGCAAGAGAGACCACGAGTCGAAGGTTGGCTTCCAGCAGATGGTCCTTGGCGCGCTTGCCGTCGTTCGCGGCCCACTTCAGTTCACGCCGGCGCTTGAAATCCATCTTGTCGGATTCCGTGTCCAGCAGATGTTGGGCGTACAGACCGGCCTCGATGCGTTCGGACAGGTCGACTTCCTGTTCGGCGTTCAGCAGGTTCACTCGGCCTATCTGCTTCAGGTAATCCTTGACCGGATCTGCGGTGGCGCCGGCTGCGATCACACGACGCTTCGGATTGCCGGACGGCGTCAGATTGTCGTCGTCATCATCGTCACGCACCACGAAAGCGCCTTTTTCCTTGGGCTCTTCCGGCTTTTTGCGCTTGTCTTCGTCATCGTCTTCCAGTTCGGAATCGTCATCCTCGTCGATATTGTCCTCGTCGAGGTCGTCATCCTCCCCTTCGTCGTCCACGTCATCAAGGTCATCGTCGAAATCATCAAGATCGGCATCCTCGACGGGATCGTCTTCAGGAGCGTCCTGCTCGATCAGGTTCTCTTCTTCTTCTTCCGCTTTCTTGCTTTTCTTGGCGGCGGAGGTCTTCTTCGCGGCCGTCTTGCGCGACGTCTTCGTAGCGGTCTTTGAGGACTCGCTCTTCTTGGCAGCAGGCTTGCGCGTGGAGGCCTTTTTTCCGGAGGTGGTCTTTTCGGTCAGATCAGTCTGTTCCGTATTTACCGTCGTTTCCTTGGTGGCCAAACTTATCCTCCTATTGATCCCGCCGGAAGCGTATACCATATGGACCCACTTCTGGCAAGGGCAAATCGTCAACTATGTGAGTTAACCATCTTGCGAGGACGATTATTCCCGCGTGTTGAGCTCACCATGCGCAAGTACCGCTTCCTTTCGGCGTGTTGCTCTATGTCTCTTCGGCCCATGCCGGTCCGATATGACGATGCGCCGCGGAGCAGATGATCGCCGCGAGCGAACAATTCTCATCCAACGCGAGCGCACGCATCGCGCACAGCATGGCGCGCTCATCGCCCATCCACCACAGCACATAACTGATGATGGCCAATGGCTGCACATGATACCGTTCGGGGACCATCCCGATGATGTCGAACATCATGTTGACGCCGTTGTCGCAACGTTTCGTGTCGGGTTTTCTTGATGCGTCACGGAACGATCCGTTGAGGGATTCCTCCAGATGACGCGTGTTGCCGGGAAGTGTCGGATTGGCCATGAATCCCATGAGAAAGTCACGTGACGAACGTCGTTCATCCACGATGATGGAGACCAGCAGCGCGTCACGCACCGCCATGGTCTGCTGCATGGCGATGGCAAGTGCTCCCGCACCGTTTCTGGACAGTCTGCATTCTGGCGATGAATCGTCACCTCCCGACGATTCATCGGCCAGCTCATCCATCCATTCCGAGAATGGCTCCTGCAGGAAATCGCGTATGCTCTCCGCCATGCCCAGCGATTTGCAATCCTCCACCAATTGGTCTTCAAGCCGTTCCATCTCGGCTTCGCATATCGGCATGGGCTCGTCGATCGTCTTCATGTCTCGTCCTCCTTGGCGTATCGGAGCGGTCGCTTGATGCAGGCCGCTTTGTTGGAACTATGCATCATCCGGCAATGCAATGAGGCGTTTCGGCACCCCTGTGGTCGGAGAACGTGAAGCTCGGCGTGTCACGAAACGTCCGGCACCGTCTCACCCGCTGCAATCATTATGTTTTCCTCTTGTCGAATGTGTGTGGATAACCTTGACCCATGACTAGCTCTTCCGATTTGGAACAGATTGAAACGCGCACGCTCTCGCTGGTAAGGGATTTTTCGTTCCTGCATGCGGACGATCCGGTGGCGAATTCCTGCAAAGCCGTCGCTGATGCGGTGGCGCAGCAGGCGGTCACGTCAAGTGAGGGCGGCAAACGTCTGCGGGCGTTGCTGACGTTGGATGCGTTCCGTGCGTTCGCGCCGCAGGATGTGGCGGAACGTGATATGGATGCGGTGTTGGATCTGGCATGCGCGATCGAAGTGTTTCAGACCGGCGCGTTGGTGCATGACGACATCATCGACGATTCCGATCTGCGCCGTGGCAAGCCGTCCGCTCATCGTGCGCTTGCCACGGATACCCATAGTGATGCCATCGGCCATGGTTTGGGCATCATGTTGGGTGATATGCTGGCCACCGCGAGCGTGGATATCGCCAATAAAGCGGCTTGCCGGCTTGGCTCCGGGTCTTCCGTGGTGTCGGCCTTCCTGAATATGCACCGTGAAGTGGAAATCGGCCAAGTACTCGATTTGGCCGTGGAACTCAATACGTTAGACGATCCTGAAGAGCTGGCGTCGGCCTCTTTGAATGTCTTCCGTTGGAAGACCGCCAGTTATACCACTATCGCACCTTTGGAATTCGGTATGCTTGCCGCCGGCCTCGCCCCTGCGGACGCGCGCAGGCTCGCACTGGCGATTGGATTGCCTCTTGGTTTGGCGTTCCAGCTCGCGGATGATCTTCTGGACGTCATCGGGTCGAGCCGCAATACCGGCAAACCGGTGGGCGGTGATATCCGTGAAGGCAAACGCACGGTGTTGCTGGCCGATGCGATTGAGGCTGCCGGCGATGTCGAACGACGTGAACTCATCGACATGTGGGAAGCCGAATCACGTGACGAGGCACATGTTAGGCGTGCCATCGCATTGTTCGAGTCCACTGGTGCCATCGCACGTTCCAAGGAACGGATCGCCGGTCTGTGGCTCGAGTCGAAGGCCGCCATCGAGACGCTTGAACTATCGCAGGATCGCAAAGACATGCTTACCGAGGCATGCGCACGTTTCGTACCGATTGTGCGGGAACAGGGCTGATGCCGCCGCACTGTGAAAGACCCGTGTTCATCGCATCTTCCGCAAACCATTCCTTGTAGACTACAAGTGAACACATCTTTGTCGCGAAACGTTTTTTGAAGAAGGAATCGTACCGATTAGCCATGAGTGAAGCCCAGCATGCCCCCGAAGGCCAGGTCATCGAAGGCCGGTACCGAGTCGTCAGCAGAATCGCCGATGGCGGCATGGCCACGGTGTATCAAGCTGTTGACGAGCGTCTGGGACGCACCGTCGCCATTAAGATCATGCACACGCAGCTGGCACAGGGCCCACAACGCGACCAGTTCGTGGAACGTTTCCATCGCGAGGCCCGTTCCGCAGCAGCAATAGCCAATCCCCATATCGTGCAGGTGTATGACACCGGTGAGTTCGATGGACTGGATTTTCTTGTCATGGAGTACGTGCATGGCGTGAACCTGCGGTACGAAATGAACCAGCAAGTCACGTTCAGCGTTCGTGAGACGCTACGCATAGTCGGTGAGACGTTGGACGGCTTGGCTTCGGCGCATCGCGCAGGCGTGGTGCACCGCGATATCAAACCGGAGAATATTCTGCTCAATGACCGAGGACATGTGCAGATCACCGATTTCGGCCTGGCCAAGGCGGTGTCGCAGGCCACGCTGTCCTCCACCGGCATGCTGCTGGGCACGGCCGCCTATCTGGCGCCAGAAATGATTCAGCACAATCAGGCAACGCCGCAGGGAGACCTGTATTCCGTAGGCATCATGGCTTGGGAGATGCTGGCCGGCAAGGTGCCGTTCACCGCGGACAATCCGGTGACGCTGGTGTTCAAGCACGTGCATGAGGATGTGCCGGATATCACGACCGCTTGTCCGGGCATCAATGCAGGCGTGGCCGCATTCCTCGCCCGTCTTACGGCGCGCGCGGTCGAGGACCGTCCCCAGGATGCGTCCGTGGCATTCGACGAATTGCAGCAGTTGCAATCGAACCTCACCATCGACGACTGGCAATACCGTCTGTCAGCCGTTTCCCCGGCCGCAAACGATGCCGCCGACACCATGCCCGGCGATGGCACCCGGCAGATGCCGCTACCGCCCGCTCCCCCAGCACCGCCTGTGCGTCAGAACGACGATCGTACACGACAGTTCAATCCGGAAAACCCGAACAAAACCACCGTCATGCCGGCGCAGCAGGCAGATCCGGAGGCAACCACCCGCTTGGCTTTGGAAAAGAACGACGTCCCCGCCAACAACGTTCCAGCTTCCCCCTCGAACGGTCCGGTCAGTGGTGGACAGCCGAAACGCAGTGGCAAGCGTGCACCTGTCATCATCGCCGTCGTAGCAGCCATCGTGCTTGCCTGCGCAGGCGGTGGAGGCTATGCCTGGTGGTATTTCCGAGGACCGGGCAGCTACTGGACCATGCCTCAGCCGGCAGATCTCACATGTTCCGATTCGGAGCCCTGCCGTATTTCCAACATCAAATGGAACGCCTATGAGGAACTGCTGAAATTCTCCAACATCGAGTACGAAGAGACCGAGGCGTTCAGTGATTCCGTCAAGGCTGGCAATGTCATCTCCACCGACCCGGAGAATGTCGGTTCGCATGTGAGCAAACGTCATCATCAGAAGGTCAAGGTGGTAGTGTCCAAGGGTATTAAGCAGGGCACTGTTCCCACAGACATTCTCGATGCCACCAGTGCGAACGGCAAGGATCCGATCAACGCGTTGAAGCGTGCCGGCTTCGACAACATCGAACAGACTCCGGCCAATGATGACGCATATTCCATGGACGTACCTCAGGGCGCGTTGCTTGATTTAAGCGTGGATCCCGGCGCGACTCTGCCCCATAACGCGAAGATTACCGTCACGCTGTCCCAAGGACCGAAACCGGTTACCATGCCGGACGTCGTGGGCAAATCGAAGGATGAGGCGCAGCAGACGCTTGATGCGCTCAAGCTCACCGTCAACTGGACCGAGCAATTCGATGACAAGATTCCGCAAGGACAGGTGATTTCCGCTTCCGCGAAGACCGGAGACGAGTTGCACTGGGGCGATAGCGTCAATGCGGTGGTGTCGAAGGGACCGGAAACCGTAACGCTGCCGAATTATGTCGGACAGAAAGCCGCCGCTGCCAAAGCCGCATTGGAGAAGCTGGGATTCAGTGTGAAGATCAGCTCGCAACTGACACTTGACTCCAGTCAAGACAAGAAGGTCGCTTCGCAGGATCCGGTAGGAGGCACCGAGGTGCGACTGCGTCAGGAGGATGGCACGCCGAATACCGTCACCTTGAAAATGTATTCGTCGCTGTTCGACTGATTATCCTGATTACAAAATAGAAATCAGGGGTGTCTGTTCCGAAAACATTCTTCGGAACAGACACCCCTGATTGGTTTGGAATGAACCTCGCTGAAAACTTATGCCTTCTTGGCAGCGGATTCGGCTTGTGCCTGCGCTTCGGCCTCCTGCTGGGCTTTGAGCTCGGCCTTGACCTTCTGCGCGTATTCGTCGACGTATTCCTGTCCGCTCATCTTCTGGATCTCACGGGCCACGCGGTCGGTAAGCGAACGCAAATCATCGTGGGTAATCTGGTCGGCGGATTTCTTCTCGACTTCAATCGGCTTGCCGTAAATCACCTTGGACTTGCCTTTGTTCGGAATGACCTGTCCTGGCTTCTGCAGTTCACGCGAACCGATGATGGCGGCCGGAATAATGGGGCAACCGGTTTCGAATGCCAGACGCGCCGCGCCGGTGTGTCCTTTGTAAAGACGTCCATCGGGGCTGCGAGTACCTTCGATGTGAATGCCGAACAGATGTCCGTCCTCGATGATCTCACGGGCGTGGTTCAGTGCGCCAAGTGATTTGGAACCGCCGGAACGGTCCACGGGGAACACGCCGACTGACGTGAACCACCATTTCTTGAATTTGCCTTTGATGCCTTTGCCTTCGAAATATTCGGCCTTGCCCATGAAATGAATCATGCGCGGGCAGGTCAACGGCAGCAACGCATCGTCGATGACGGCAAGATGGTTGGCTGCGATGATGGCGCCACCTTCGTGCGGAATGTTCTCAAGTCCTTGCGCGGTCGGTCCCAAACGGTGGATGGCGATTGGTCCCAAGCCTTTTACGAAAAACCAATAGAGCATTCTTCACGATCCTCCCGGCGGATTGGCCTCCGCCCGATTAGAGTATAAGTATGACTGACCTCAACAATAGCAATGACGATGAAGAACGCCCAAATGACGCGTCGCATGGTGGCGGCTCTCCAATGGACGACTTGGATGCGGCTTGGGCCGAGTTTGCGGATTCGCATGCTGACGATTTGAAGGCCGTGGAACGTTCGCGTAGTGCGAAACGTTTCGAGAAGCATGCGCAACGTCGGGAAAAAGAGGCTTTGCTGTCCATCGATGACTTGGATCAGGGCACGTTCACCAATGATGCGCCGGCGAATGGTCGTGGGCCGCGCGATTTCACTGGTTCGAGCTGGCTTGACACGGATCGGGTCATGGACCGTTACGGTGACGACTTCGTGCCGCCGAATCCTGAAATCGGCCATGTGAAACTGTCAAAACTGGTGTTCTGGATATTGCTGGTGGCCGGCGTCATCGGCATTATCGCTTCCGTGTTCGTTCCGGCGTTGGCTTCGATTCTTGGTTCGATTTTCGGTTTGTGTGCGCTGGTCGGCGCCGCTGGCCTCATCGTGCAGCATAAAGGGCATCGTGAAACGCGTACCGACGAATTCGATGATGGAGCACGCGTCTGACGATTCTTTGGCGACAAACTGAATACATCCATCTATGTGAAGGCCCCGGCGGTTATTGAACTGCGCCCCGTTTGTTGGACGTTGTTAATTGGGATACAGGGTCAGACCGCGAGGGACATGCTCCGGAACTCCTCCGGGGTGCGTCCCTCGAGTCGTATCTGGCGTCGTCTGGTGTTCCAATGGATGATGTAGGCGTCCAGCTCGCGTTTGAACTGTTCGTACGAGTCGAACACACGGCCGCGGTAGAACTCGTCCTTCAAGTGGCCGAAGACCTGCTCGGCCGCCGCGTTGTCCAGGCAGTTGCCCTTGCGGCTCATGGACCGGCGGATGCCGAGGCGTTCGAGCTCCTTCCTCCACCATTGGTGCTGGTACTGCCATCCCATGTCCGAGTGCAGGATCGGCTCCGCGCCGGCGGGCAGGCGCTCCGCGAGCATGGCGGGCAGACGCTTCTGCTGACCGAGGTCCGGACTGCGGCTCACGTCCCAGGCCACGATCTCCTTGCTGGCCATGTCGTACACGGGAGCGAGGTACGCCTTGGATCCGGCGACCTTGAACTCGGTGACGTCGGTGCCGAGCCTGGAGAACGGACGGGCCGCGTCGAAGTCGCGTTCGGGCAGGTTATGCACGCGGTCGCCCGTCTCGCCCCTGTACGAGCTGTAGCGTATCCACGGGTTCCTGGAGCGGATGGCGCATCTCAGCCCATACGGCGCATGACCCTGAGCACGGTCTTGGCGGATATGCGCGTGCCGAACTCGTGGACCAGGCACATGCGCACCTGCCGGTGGCCGCACCCGTTCGGGGTGCGCTCCCATATCTCCCGTACCATCGGCTCCACGTCCGGCCTGGACACGTGTGCCGGGCGCGACAGGTGGTGGTAGTACGTGGATTTCGGCAGCCCGGCTATCCTCAGGAGGTGGTCGAGCCGGTGTCCCCGCCCTGCGAGCAGTCGGACGACGGCGCTTCGCTCGCGCCGCGTGACTTGGACGCCCGCAGGGCCCGGAGTTTTTCCAGGTACGCGACCTTCGCCTTCAGGTACGCGACCTGTTCGGCGAGCTCCTGCTCGCGCGTCGGTTCGGGCTTCGGTTTGGATTTCGCGCCTTTCGGCCTGCCCTTGGGTTTCGGCCTGAGCGCCTCCGGACCGGTAGTCGCGGCACCAGCGCTCCAGGGACGCGATGCTCGCGATCCCGTGCCTGGCCATGGCCTCCGTCTTGGTCAGACCGTTCTCGACGTGGTCGCGCGACGCGGCGACCTTCGTCTCCCAGTCGTAGCGTCTGCTGCCGCCGCCTCCCATGACCGCCTCCTCGCCGTTGGACCTGTACAGCCCGATCCAGTTTCTCGCGATATACACCGGTATGGCAAGCCTTCTGGCGAGCGTGTCCTTGCCGGCTCCGGACTTGATGAGCTCCAGCGCCTCGCGCCGGAACCCGTCGTCGTAACGTCTCCTTCGATCCTCACGCATACGAAAGAACCGCACCTCCGATCATCGAATCTGAATTTCTTCAGTCCAACAATCGGGGTGCGGTTCATATTTACGCCGGGCCTTCACATACACATACGTTGTCAGCGTTTTCAGGCTTTCTTCGCAGCTTGGGCGGTGGCGATCCACTTGTCAAGCAGCGCCGTGGCCTTGCCGGAGTCGACGGTCTGCTCCGCGATGGCGTAGGCGGCTTTGAACCGGTCAGCCAAGCTTGCGTCGCCCGGCACCAAATGACCGTCGGCGACGATTGCGGAAGCGGCGTTCAGCAGCGCGGTGGTACGGAACGACACATCCTTGCCTGCGAAGAAGTCTCGTGCCAGCTGCGCGTTGAGCGTCGGTTCGCCACCCTTCAGATCTGCGATGGTGACTTTGGCGAGGCCGAGTTCGACGGTCGGATCGAATTTGTTTTCGGTAACCTTGCCGTCCTTGAATTCCCAAATGGAGACCGGACCGGTCGGTGCCATCTCGTCAAGGCCCTCATGGGAAGTGTAGACCATGCCGATCTGGCCGTTCGCCGCATATACGGCGGCCATGATCGGGCTCATCTTGCGATTAGCGCAGCCGACGGCCATATGCTTCGGGCTTGCCGGGTTGGTCAGCGGACCAAGCACGTTGAACACGCATGGCACGCCGAGCGCAGCGCGAATCGGACCGACAAAACGCATGGCGGGGTGGAAGGTGCGTGCGAAAGCGAAGGCGATGCCGCATTCGTTGCCGACTTCGCTCACTTGTTCCGGAGTCAAATCCATGGGCAGGCCGAGCGCTTCGAAGCAGTCAGCAGTGCCGCACTTGGATGAGGCCGCACGATTGCCGTGCTTGACGACTTTTACGCCTGCGGCCGCGGCTACGACGGCCCCCATGGATGACAGGTTCACGGTGGAGGCTCCGTCGCCACCGGTGCCGACGATGTCGGTGGTTTCACCGTCGATGTGCAGCGGAATGGCATGGGCCACCATGGCCTTCGCCGCACCACGCACTTCGTCGGGGGTCAGCCCCAACTGCTGCTGGGTGGCGAGTACCGCGCCAACGGCCGCCGGATCGGCATTGCCGTTCATGAGGTCATCGACGAACCACTCGGATTCCTCGGCGCTCAAGTGGTCCCCTCCGACCAGCTTGGTGAGGATCGACTTCCATGTGATTTCGGCCATGATGCCCTCCTTGGCGCTGTCGCACGCCTTTATTGTTGTTCTGATGCCGCCAATTGTAACGATTGGACGTTCCCCCACGTCCGCACGTCCATATCACGAAACGGCCCATCGAAGATTCTTCAAAAAAGAAAACCTCCCCCGATTACGGTCGGGGGAGGTTATGTCATGAGCAAGTCAGCGACTCAGCGAATCACTGCTCGTTCTGGCCGTGGCACATCTTGTACTTACGACCGGAACCGCACGGGCACTGGGCGTTCTTGCCGGTTCCCGGGAAAGTACGGCCATCC encodes:
- the trpD gene encoding anthranilate phosphoribosyltransferase, whose amino-acid sequence is MAEITWKSILTKLVGGDHLSAEESEWFVDDLMNGNADPAAVGAVLATQQQLGLTPDEVRGAAKAMVAHAIPLHIDGETTDIVGTGGDGASTVNLSSMGAVVAAAAGVKVVKHGNRAASSKCGTADCFEALGLPMDLTPEQVSEVGNECGIAFAFARTFHPAMRFVGPIRAALGVPCVFNVLGPLTNPASPKHMAVGCANRKMSPIMAAVYAANGQIGMVYTSHEGLDEMAPTGPVSIWEFKDGKVTENKFDPTVELGLAKVTIADLKGGEPTLNAQLARDFFAGKDVSFRTTALLNAASAIVADGHLVPGDASLADRFKAAYAIAEQTVDSGKATALLDKWIATAQAAKKA
- a CDS encoding Stk1 family PASTA domain-containing Ser/Thr kinase; translation: MSEAQHAPEGQVIEGRYRVVSRIADGGMATVYQAVDERLGRTVAIKIMHTQLAQGPQRDQFVERFHREARSAAAIANPHIVQVYDTGEFDGLDFLVMEYVHGVNLRYEMNQQVTFSVRETLRIVGETLDGLASAHRAGVVHRDIKPENILLNDRGHVQITDFGLAKAVSQATLSSTGMLLGTAAYLAPEMIQHNQATPQGDLYSVGIMAWEMLAGKVPFTADNPVTLVFKHVHEDVPDITTACPGINAGVAAFLARLTARAVEDRPQDASVAFDELQQLQSNLTIDDWQYRLSAVSPAANDAADTMPGDGTRQMPLPPAPPAPPVRQNDDRTRQFNPENPNKTTVMPAQQADPEATTRLALEKNDVPANNVPASPSNGPVSGGQPKRSGKRAPVIIAVVAAIVLACAGGGGYAWWYFRGPGSYWTMPQPADLTCSDSEPCRISNIKWNAYEELLKFSNIEYEETEAFSDSVKAGNVISTDPENVGSHVSKRHHQKVKVVVSKGIKQGTVPTDILDATSANGKDPINALKRAGFDNIEQTPANDDAYSMDVPQGALLDLSVDPGATLPHNAKITVTLSQGPKPVTMPDVVGKSKDEAQQTLDALKLTVNWTEQFDDKIPQGQVISASAKTGDELHWGDSVNAVVSKGPETVTLPNYVGQKAAAAKAALEKLGFSVKISSQLTLDSSQDKKVASQDPVGGTEVRLRQEDGTPNTVTLKMYSSLFD
- a CDS encoding polyprenyl synthetase family protein: MTSSSDLEQIETRTLSLVRDFSFLHADDPVANSCKAVADAVAQQAVTSSEGGKRLRALLTLDAFRAFAPQDVAERDMDAVLDLACAIEVFQTGALVHDDIIDDSDLRRGKPSAHRALATDTHSDAIGHGLGIMLGDMLATASVDIANKAACRLGSGSSVVSAFLNMHREVEIGQVLDLAVELNTLDDPEELASASLNVFRWKTASYTTIAPLEFGMLAAGLAPADARRLALAIGLPLGLAFQLADDLLDVIGSSRNTGKPVGGDIREGKRTVLLADAIEAAGDVERRELIDMWEAESRDEAHVRRAIALFESTGAIARSKERIAGLWLESKAAIETLELSQDRKDMLTEACARFVPIVREQG
- a CDS encoding DUF4192 family protein, which translates into the protein MKTIDEPMPICEAEMERLEDQLVEDCKSLGMAESIRDFLQEPFSEWMDELADESSGGDDSSPECRLSRNGAGALAIAMQQTMAVRDALLVSIIVDERRSSRDFLMGFMANPTLPGNTRHLEESLNGSFRDASRKPDTKRCDNGVNMMFDIIGMVPERYHVQPLAIISYVLWWMGDERAMLCAMRALALDENCSLAAIICSAAHRHIGPAWAEET
- a CDS encoding lysophospholipid acyltransferase family protein, whose product is MLYWFFVKGLGPIAIHRLGPTAQGLENIPHEGGAIIAANHLAVIDDALLPLTCPRMIHFMGKAEYFEGKGIKGKFKKWWFTSVGVFPVDRSGGSKSLGALNHAREIIEDGHLFGIHIEGTRSPDGRLYKGHTGAARLAFETGCPIIPAAIIGSRELQKPGQVIPNKGKSKVIYGKPIEVEKKSADQITHDDLRSLTDRVAREIQKMSGQEYVDEYAQKVKAELKAQQEAEAQAQAESAAKKA
- a CDS encoding RNA polymerase sigma factor → MVYASGGINRRISLATKETTVNTEQTDLTEKTTSGKKASTRKPAAKKSESSKTATKTSRKTAAKKTSAAKKSKKAEEEEENLIEQDAPEDDPVEDADLDDFDDDLDDVDDEGEDDDLDEDNIDEDDDSELEDDDEDKRKKPEEPKEKGAFVVRDDDDDDNLTPSGNPKRRVIAAGATADPVKDYLKQIGRVNLLNAEQEVDLSERIEAGLYAQHLLDTESDKMDFKRRRELKWAANDGKRAKDHLLEANLRLVVSLAKRYTGRGMLFLDLIQEGNLGLIRAVEKFDWKKGFKFSTYATWWIRQAITRAMADQARTIRVPVHMVEVINKLSRVQRQMLQDLGREPTPDELARELDMPVEKVQEVQKYGREPISLHTPLGEDGDSEFGDLIEDTDAIAPSDAVAFSLLQEQFKQVLETLSPREAGVIKMRYGLEDGQPKTLDDIGRVYGVTRERIRQIESKTMSKLRHPSRSQTLRDFLDQ